A single window of Pseudomonas marginalis DNA harbors:
- the mksE gene encoding Mks condensin complex protein MksE, whose amino-acid sequence MHLDLSELSQLAPIFRELFKGYHVSRRDPELYAQLSNFQDQYRTLFKALGFELVCDTRGFYYFVPDSAIASAQVNKTAQRLALFTFIIVEHLADQGRDPIAVLDGGSLGRDELPSLLEKYRDLFIQAEVQTQEELEEKIMRRMTQLGFASEDNGIYRFLPPMHRFLDVCLSVQQDRDLAASVHSVLPLPVPVIIDEDSDEKLLKTDDPLDLSDFADESEEDALARAIAEEQETDA is encoded by the coding sequence ATGCATCTTGATCTATCCGAACTGTCCCAGCTGGCGCCGATCTTTCGCGAGCTGTTCAAGGGTTACCACGTCAGCCGCCGCGACCCCGAGCTGTACGCGCAACTGTCGAACTTCCAGGACCAGTACCGCACGCTGTTCAAGGCCCTGGGCTTTGAGCTGGTGTGCGATACCCGTGGCTTCTACTACTTCGTGCCGGACTCCGCGATTGCGAGTGCGCAGGTCAACAAGACCGCCCAGCGCCTGGCGCTGTTCACCTTCATCATTGTCGAGCACCTGGCCGACCAGGGCCGCGACCCGATCGCCGTGCTCGACGGTGGCAGCCTGGGCCGTGACGAGCTGCCGTCGCTGCTGGAAAAGTACCGCGACCTGTTTATCCAGGCCGAAGTGCAGACCCAGGAAGAACTCGAAGAAAAAATCATGCGCCGTATGACCCAGCTGGGTTTTGCCAGCGAAGACAACGGCATTTACCGCTTCCTGCCGCCGATGCACCGCTTCCTCGACGTGTGCCTTTCGGTGCAGCAGGACCGCGACCTGGCGGCCAGCGTACACAGCGTGTTGCCACTGCCGGTGCCGGTGATCATTGACGAAGACAGCGATGAAAAACTGCTGAAGACCGATGACCCGCTGGACCTCAGCGACTTCGCGGACGAAAGCGAAGAAGACGCACTGGCCCGCGCCATTGCCGAAGAACAGGAGACCGACGCATGA